The genome window CGGCTAAACGTTTTTCGAGCGGAAGCGCCTCCAGTATGTAGGCAATGTCGGCTGCATGCAGTTGATCGAGCTTGGCTTTGAGCGCGGCCCGATGACGTTGCAGCAGCAGGGACTCGATAAGCGGCGAATTGCGCGGTTTTTCCTGCTGACGCACTACCGTTTCTTCGAGTTTTTGCTTTTCGAGCAGCGCGACAACGTCGGCAAGATGCTGCTTGAGTATGTCTTCTGTCGGGGTATGGTGCGAATTTGCCATGATCACTATTGCCGGAAAAGCGCTGATTGTGCGGTTTTACTCATAAGTTTGTTTGTCGAGCTGTTGATTCATCAACAGGCGACACGCTGATTTTGAATAAATCAGGGCTTTCATCGCTCCGGACCCGGTAAAAACCAAAGCTGTCGGCTCGCGCGGTCTATTTCCCGGTTATGAGAAAAAGCGGAGCAAAACCTTGGCTTTAAAGACCTCGATGGTCCCTGCATTCTGACTTATAACGACATGATCACTGCCTCGCTGGCTGTCAGGTCGGTATAGATGGCGTCCAGTTGCGCCTGGCTCTGCGCCCTGACCGTAACGGTAATGGCCGCATAGCGATTGCCTTTGCTGGCGCGTATCGCCACAGCGTTTTCCCCCAGGTCGGGCGCATGGCGGCGGACTATGGCGACGACGATCTGATCCAGCTCGTCGCTGTAATGTCCGAACGCCTTGATCGGGAAGTCGCAGGGGAATTCCAGTAATGAGGCGCGCTGGTTCGTCATGCCGGATTATTTCGTAATAGCGCTTTATGATGTTGATAAAGCTCATTCATTCTGTCCCAAACAGCGCCGGGCCTGCCGTTGCCTACAGGCTGACCGTCCAGTTGCACTATAGGCAGTATTTCTCGCATCGCACTGGTTACCCAGACCTCTTCGGCCTGATGCAGTTCCTCGTTGCGAATGTCGCGCTCTTCGAGCGGCAGGGCGTTTTCTCGCGCGATTTCCACTACCAGATCGCGGGTGATGCCCGGCAGGATATCGTTGGTTTTCGGCGGCGTGATAATCGTGCCGTTCAACACCACGAACAGGTTGCTGGCAGCGCCTTCTATGGCGTAACCGTCCTTGATCAGTATGGCTTCGGCGCAGCCTTCGTCGACGGCCATCTGCCGCAATAAGATATTCGCCAGCAGGGTGATGGCTTTGATATGGCACCATTTCCAGCGTATGTCGTCCACGCTAAAGGCGCTGACCCCGGATGCGGGAATGGGGGCGATGGGAGTGCACATCGCGAAAACCGTGGGCGCTACCGGCGTCTTCGGAAAAGCGTGATCGCGTTTGGGAGCGACGCCGCGGGTAACCTGCAGGTAGACCGATTGATCCTCGGTGCCGACGATCAGTTTATCCAAAATGGATTTCCAGTCATCCCAGGCGAGAGGCGGCTGCATGCGGATGCCCGACAGACTGTTTTCCAGCCGGGTAAGATGTTCTTCCAGACGTAACGGGCGTCCGCCGTAAACCGGAATCACTTCATAGACACCGTCCCCGAACAGAAAGCCACGGTCCAGCACCGATACTTTGGCCTGATGCAGCGGAAGATACTCGCCGTTGAGGTACACAATTTGATTGTTGTCGGACATGATGCTGCCGCTATTTGAAGATGAGTCGCACAGAGTCGAACGTGCGTCTGAAAAAGCCGCCCTTCGCCACGGTTTTCATAGCCACCAGATCGGCCTGACCTGCCGTCTGATCATTGAAGGTGACTTTGACGCTGCCCAGTTTGTCGCCCTGATTTACCGGCGCGGTTACCATATTATTGACTTCCATGCCTGCCTTGAGCTTTTGGTACTGGCCTCGCGGAAAAGTGGTGTAGAAATCACGCGCCAAAGCCAGTTCCACGCTGCTGCTGTCGCCTTTCCATACGCGCGCTTCCGCCAGCTTTTCATTGCCCTTGTACAGCAATCGGGTTTCATAAAAGCGGAAACCGTAATTGAGTAAAGCCTCATTGGCGTTTGCCCGGTCGCTATCGCTCCTGGTACCCAGGACCACGGAAATCAATCGCATATTGTCGCGCAAGGCGGAAGTCACCAGGCAGTAGCCTGCGCCGTCGGTATGGCCGGTTTTGACGCCGTCCACCGTCGGATCGCGCCACAGCAGCCGGTTGCGGTTGGTCTGCTTGATGCCGTTGAATAAGAATTCCTTGATCGAGTGCCACTTGTAGTATTCGGGAAACTCCTCAATCAGCGCACGGGTCAGTATCGACAGATCGCGCGCGGTGGTGTAGTGGTCCGGCGCAGGCAGCCCCATGCTGTTTTTGTAATGGGTGTTGACCATGCCCAGACGCTCGGCGTTCTGATTCATCATTTGCACAAACACCGACTCGTCGCCCGCGACGTGCTCGGCCAGCGCGACGCTGGCGTCGTTGCCGGATTGTACGATCATGCCTTTGAGCAGGTTTTCGACCGAAATTCGCGCGCCGACTTCGGCAAACATCCGTGAACCTTCGGTATGCCAGGCTTTTGCGCTGACGGTTACCATGTCGTCCAGCTTCAGGTTGTCTTTGCCCAGCTCACGGAAAACCACATAAGCGGTCATGATTTTGGTGAGACTGGCGGGTTCCAGCCGCTGGTCGGCGTTATGTTCGACCAATGCCCGTCCGCTATTGTAGTCAACCAGGATGTGTGCGGCATCTCCCAGTTCGGGCGGCCCCGGTATTGGCGTCTGGTCTGCGGCCAGTCCGGTGTTCAGGAATGCGGATAGAACAAGAAACAATAAAGGGGCAAATAAGCGCATTTGACGGAGTCCCTCTCAGCATGAGCGATATGTGCCTCATTGTAGCACGCAGGCGCAATAATGCCCGCGTGTATGTCGGCGCATGACTATGCAATTTTGACGAGGACGGTCATGACGGCGTATTGGGTTATCGGACACCGGGCAGCAACCGGGACAGATGCTCCTGGCCAGGCCGGCATGCAAAGCGGAAGCGGTTACTTTTGTAAAGTAACAAACGACAGTTTGGTGATGCCCGACCGTTGGGCGCTGGCCATGACTTTGGCCACGGCATCGAATATCGCGGCGCGATCGGCTTGAAGCTGAATGCTGATTTCGGGATCTTTATTCAATAAGTTTTTTAATTCTGTTTCCAGCGTTTCCAGTGGCACCAGCCTGTCGTCGAGCAGCGGTTCGCCGGCTGCATTGATGCTGAGGATGGCGACATGTTTATCCGGAGCCGGTTCGGTTTGTTCGGTTTTGGGCAGTTTGACACGGACGACCTGGGTCAGGAGCGGTGCGGTCACCATGAAAACGACGAGCAGAACCATCATTACGTCCACCAGGGGGGTAACGTTGATTTCACTCATTTCACCGCCGTTGTCGTCGTCATTCGCTGTGTGCATGGCCATGTTCGTCCACCGTTTGTGCGATTAAATGATCCTGAATGGTCGTGTGCAGAAAGTCGCTGGCGAAATGATCCAGTATGGCGACATTGCGGCGATTCTGTCTTAGAAAAAAATTGTAG of Candidatus Methylospira mobilis contains these proteins:
- a CDS encoding D-alanyl-D-alanine carboxypeptidase family protein, which gives rise to MRLFAPLLFLVLSAFLNTGLAADQTPIPGPPELGDAAHILVDYNSGRALVEHNADQRLEPASLTKIMTAYVVFRELGKDNLKLDDMVTVSAKAWHTEGSRMFAEVGARISVENLLKGMIVQSGNDASVALAEHVAGDESVFVQMMNQNAERLGMVNTHYKNSMGLPAPDHYTTARDLSILTRALIEEFPEYYKWHSIKEFLFNGIKQTNRNRLLWRDPTVDGVKTGHTDGAGYCLVTSALRDNMRLISVVLGTRSDSDRANANEALLNYGFRFYETRLLYKGNEKLAEARVWKGDSSSVELALARDFYTTFPRGQYQKLKAGMEVNNMVTAPVNQGDKLGSVKVTFNDQTAGQADLVAMKTVAKGGFFRRTFDSVRLIFK
- a CDS encoding D-amino acid aminotransferase → MSDNNQIVYLNGEYLPLHQAKVSVLDRGFLFGDGVYEVIPVYGGRPLRLEEHLTRLENSLSGIRMQPPLAWDDWKSILDKLIVGTEDQSVYLQVTRGVAPKRDHAFPKTPVAPTVFAMCTPIAPIPASGVSAFSVDDIRWKWCHIKAITLLANILLRQMAVDEGCAEAILIKDGYAIEGAASNLFVVLNGTIITPPKTNDILPGITRDLVVEIARENALPLEERDIRNEELHQAEEVWVTSAMREILPIVQLDGQPVGNGRPGAVWDRMNELYQHHKALLRNNPA
- a CDS encoding ExbD/TolR family protein, coding for MHTANDDDNGGEMSEINVTPLVDVMMVLLVVFMVTAPLLTQVVRVKLPKTEQTEPAPDKHVAILSINAAGEPLLDDRLVPLETLETELKNLLNKDPEISIQLQADRAAIFDAVAKVMASAQRSGITKLSFVTLQK
- a CDS encoding YbeD family protein, giving the protein MTNQRASLLEFPCDFPIKAFGHYSDELDQIVVAIVRRHAPDLGENAVAIRASKGNRYAAITVTVRAQSQAQLDAIYTDLTASEAVIMSL